From the Octadecabacter antarcticus 307 genome, one window contains:
- a CDS encoding type IV secretory system conjugative DNA transfer family protein, with amino-acid sequence MIGTAFSRRGNKPFGIRLTDRLQHIYILGQTGTGKSTLMGNLMRQDMRQGHGFCLIDPHGDLAKQIAQVSPEDAVIWNVADPDCPYGYNPMTRASERFRPLIASGLIDTLKKQWADAWGARMEHLLRYSILALLDQPRTDVRDIMRMFLDNDFRKKILRQVTDEQVQLFWQKEFPAMNYKNAADGVAPIANKLGAFLAHPVVRRALCEPKTPLRLRKIMDEGQILIINLAKGQLGSDTSNVLGGMITSGLAHAAYSRHSTPEPERRPFFLYVDEFHSFTTDAMVEMLSELRKYGLSLTLANQYFGQIEGDVLDSILGNVGTVIAFRTSPMDAPSLTRHFDGVEPRDLIAMPNYRMMVRLMDNGERTKAFTAWGV; translated from the coding sequence ATGATTGGCACCGCCTTTAGCCGACGTGGCAACAAACCATTCGGTATTCGCCTCACTGACCGACTTCAGCATATTTACATCCTGGGCCAGACTGGGACTGGAAAATCCACGCTGATGGGCAACCTGATGCGCCAAGATATGCGCCAAGGCCACGGGTTTTGTCTGATTGATCCGCATGGCGATTTGGCAAAGCAGATTGCGCAAGTTTCGCCAGAGGATGCGGTCATTTGGAATGTTGCCGATCCTGACTGTCCTTACGGTTACAACCCAATGACACGCGCTTCGGAGAGGTTCCGGCCCCTGATTGCATCTGGATTGATCGACACACTGAAGAAGCAATGGGCGGATGCCTGGGGTGCCCGTATGGAACATCTTTTGCGCTATTCGATACTGGCGCTACTGGATCAGCCGAGGACCGATGTGCGCGACATCATGCGGATGTTTCTGGACAATGACTTTCGCAAGAAAATCCTGAGGCAGGTCACAGACGAACAAGTGCAACTGTTCTGGCAAAAAGAGTTTCCAGCGATGAATTATAAGAATGCTGCCGATGGTGTGGCACCAATTGCCAACAAGCTCGGGGCTTTTTTGGCCCATCCTGTAGTGCGTCGCGCCTTATGTGAGCCAAAGACCCCGCTTCGGTTGCGTAAGATCATGGATGAGGGTCAAATCCTGATCATCAATCTCGCAAAGGGCCAGCTTGGGAGTGACACGTCCAACGTGCTGGGTGGGATGATAACATCCGGCCTGGCCCATGCCGCCTACAGTCGACACAGCACCCCTGAGCCAGAGCGCCGCCCCTTTTTCCTCTATGTGGATGAGTTTCATTCTTTCACTACCGACGCGATGGTGGAAATGTTGTCCGAGCTGCGCAAATATGGTCTTTCTCTCACACTGGCGAACCAATATTTTGGTCAGATCGAAGGCGATGTATTGGACTCGATCCTCGGTAACGTCGGCACAGTAATTGCCTTCCGAACCAGCCCAATGGATGCTCCCAGTCTTACCCGACACTTTGACGGGGTCGAACCGCGTGATCTCATCGCAATGCCGAATTACCGGATGATGGTGCGGCTGATGGACAATGGAGAACGGACGAAGGCGTTTACCGCCTGGGGTGTGTAA
- a CDS encoding DUF4910 domain-containing protein produces the protein MSDSNMLGWAKDLFPIARSLTGNGVRQTFDYLKGINPEVITQSFETGTHVFDWTIPREWNIEDAYIEHVATGVRYAEFKRNNLHILGYSLPIDRHMDKAELLPHIYTQEDQPDLIPYVTSYYKDRWGFCMAHDDKQTLPDGEYRAVVKSALTDGELIVGDAKVQGQRDDEIMFSSYICHPSMANNELSGPVLSMALLKYVKDHYPKPRCSYRFILVPETIGSIAYMSRHLPEMQDRVVCGFNLSCVGDERAYSHVESRYANTLADKALCAALIGLDNVRTYSFLQRGSDERQYGAPGIDMPLCGFCRSKYGEYPEYHTDADNFNVVTQAGLDGAFEVMRSVIDAFEIGLYPKVRIKGEPQLGKRGLYPTISQKGSYSSIRTRMDFLAYADGSNTLFDIATLIGAPLSMVLDEARIMLEHDLISCDSNKNAL, from the coding sequence ATGTCTGACTCTAATATGCTTGGCTGGGCCAAAGATCTGTTCCCAATCGCGCGTTCACTTACCGGCAACGGGGTGCGGCAAACTTTTGATTACCTCAAAGGCATCAATCCAGAAGTAATAACCCAGTCTTTTGAGACCGGTACGCATGTTTTTGATTGGACCATACCGCGAGAATGGAACATTGAAGACGCTTATATTGAGCACGTTGCAACAGGCGTTCGATATGCAGAGTTCAAGAGGAACAACTTGCATATACTTGGTTATTCCCTGCCGATTGATCGGCATATGGATAAGGCGGAACTCCTACCTCATATCTACACGCAAGAAGACCAGCCTGATCTGATCCCATATGTCACCAGCTACTACAAAGATCGTTGGGGGTTTTGTATGGCGCACGATGACAAACAAACCTTACCGGATGGCGAATACCGTGCTGTAGTGAAAAGTGCGCTCACTGATGGCGAACTGATAGTTGGCGATGCAAAAGTTCAAGGACAGCGGGACGATGAGATCATGTTTTCATCGTATATCTGCCACCCATCGATGGCCAATAACGAGTTATCCGGCCCGGTGCTATCGATGGCGCTTTTGAAATATGTGAAAGATCATTATCCAAAACCACGTTGTTCTTATCGGTTCATTTTGGTGCCCGAAACCATCGGATCAATCGCCTATATGTCGCGCCATCTTCCTGAAATGCAGGATAGGGTGGTTTGTGGTTTTAACCTATCGTGTGTGGGCGATGAACGCGCGTATAGCCATGTTGAAAGCCGTTACGCTAACACTCTTGCAGATAAAGCACTTTGCGCCGCACTTATCGGCTTAGATAATGTAAGAACCTATTCGTTCCTTCAACGTGGGTCCGATGAACGTCAATATGGAGCCCCGGGAATTGATATGCCACTCTGTGGCTTTTGCCGTTCAAAGTATGGCGAATATCCTGAGTATCACACCGATGCAGATAACTTCAACGTTGTGACACAAGCAGGACTGGATGGTGCCTTTGAAGTCATGCGGTCAGTGATTGACGCTTTTGAGATCGGTCTCTACCCAAAGGTGCGGATTAAAGGCGAACCGCAGCTTGGCAAGCGTGGTCTGTATCCCACAATCAGCCAAAAGGGATCATACAGCAGTATCCGTACACGCATGGACTTCTTGGCTTATGCAGATGGTTCAAATACACTTTTCGACATTGCAACGCTGATCGGCGCACCTCTTTCAATGGTTTTGGATGAGGCAAGAATCATGCTGGAACATGATTTGATATCGTGCGACTCCAACAAAAATGCTTTATAA
- a CDS encoding AAC(3) family N-acetyltransferase: MNDRLGIPLFIHSAIGRSLEAARTFGVTANDDVKATLLQFYASFANGDESRLMFPAFNYDYGKSRKFNVDEDPVQVGSFPEYMRTSTSFVRSEVPIFSFLSATDLGIKNDRAINPFGPQSGFQTLCDLNADLMFAGADLKSITFIHYIEEMVGPPLYRYAKSFPGQIMSKSSQTDCDFTMHVRPLGVHMDYDWPRLYEELQAEGIMRLSDLSDAIFFLNTRSLKEFWGNKLTDDPLCMLDELSLEHFKKATNGGTRRVSIEEYENV; this comes from the coding sequence ATGAACGATCGTTTGGGAATCCCGTTGTTTATTCATTCTGCTATAGGAAGGTCGCTTGAAGCGGCCCGCACTTTCGGTGTGACCGCTAATGATGACGTTAAAGCCACGCTTTTGCAGTTCTACGCGTCTTTCGCGAACGGGGATGAAAGCCGATTGATGTTTCCGGCGTTCAACTATGACTACGGTAAAAGCCGCAAATTCAATGTTGATGAAGACCCAGTGCAAGTTGGATCTTTCCCAGAATATATGCGGACATCCACCTCGTTTGTTCGCAGTGAAGTTCCAATTTTCTCGTTCTTAAGCGCAACAGATTTGGGAATTAAAAATGACCGAGCGATCAATCCGTTCGGTCCGCAGTCCGGATTTCAAACACTATGCGATCTGAACGCGGATCTTATGTTCGCTGGTGCTGATCTAAAATCTATCACATTCATTCACTACATCGAAGAAATGGTCGGGCCTCCGCTATACCGTTATGCCAAATCCTTTCCTGGTCAGATAATGTCTAAATCCAGCCAAACGGACTGTGATTTTACAATGCATGTCAGGCCGTTGGGTGTGCATATGGACTACGATTGGCCCCGACTGTACGAAGAGCTTCAAGCGGAGGGGATCATGCGACTTTCGGACTTATCCGATGCGATTTTCTTTTTGAATACACGGTCGTTGAAAGAGTTTTGGGGTAACAAGCTAACCGACGACCCCCTATGCATGCTTGACGAACTATCTCTTGAGCATTTTAAGAAGGCGACAAATGGTGGCACGCGACGCGTCAGTATTGAGGAATATGAAAATGTCTGA
- a CDS encoding site-specific integrase has translation MPKLTKRFVENLPIKATNYFAWDDEVRGFGVRIMPSGVRTYQVQYLKGGRTRRAAIGRHGVLTAEQARAKAKDLLGKVAMGGNPVEEISIHRRASTVGALCDRFLEVHVLERCKPSTAAEYKRGLNIFIKPALGAFKVVDVKRKDIAAIHHKMKETPYQANRVLGVLSKMFNLAEVWGLRPDGSNPCRHVPKYRELKREAFLSQSELQRLGATLAACELDGSESPYIVAAFRLLILTGCRLGEIQTLKWEYLTAKRMELPDTKTGARRIPLPKAARDVLAALPRVVGNPYVVCGAVEGRHITDLQHPWRRVRERAGLPHTRIHDLRHTYASNAVSSGMPIQMVGKLLGHTQIQTTMRYAHLADDPVLKAAEENASSLQSALGIGSQPVNYLRVVP, from the coding sequence ATGCCAAAGCTGACAAAACGGTTCGTCGAAAATTTGCCTATCAAAGCCACAAACTACTTTGCGTGGGATGATGAGGTGAGAGGGTTCGGGGTGCGTATCATGCCGTCCGGTGTGCGGACATATCAGGTGCAATACCTCAAAGGCGGGCGCACGCGGCGGGCTGCGATTGGTCGCCACGGTGTACTGACGGCCGAACAGGCCCGCGCCAAGGCCAAGGACCTTTTAGGCAAGGTCGCGATGGGCGGAAATCCTGTCGAGGAGATCAGCATTCATCGACGCGCTTCAACAGTCGGTGCGCTATGCGATCGGTTCTTAGAGGTTCACGTCCTCGAACGCTGCAAGCCCTCAACAGCAGCCGAATACAAGCGCGGCCTAAATATCTTCATCAAGCCAGCCTTGGGCGCTTTCAAGGTGGTGGACGTTAAGCGCAAAGATATCGCCGCGATCCATCACAAAATGAAAGAGACACCCTATCAGGCCAACCGCGTGTTGGGTGTGCTGTCGAAGATGTTCAACCTTGCCGAAGTATGGGGTCTGCGGCCTGACGGATCAAACCCGTGTCGCCATGTCCCGAAATATCGCGAATTGAAACGTGAGGCCTTTCTCAGCCAATCCGAGCTTCAACGACTTGGCGCAACGTTGGCTGCATGTGAACTGGACGGCTCAGAATCTCCGTACATCGTGGCTGCGTTTCGGCTGTTGATCCTGACAGGGTGTCGCTTGGGAGAGATACAGACGCTGAAATGGGAATACCTGACAGCGAAGCGCATGGAACTACCAGACACGAAGACAGGTGCGCGGCGTATTCCATTGCCAAAAGCGGCCCGTGACGTGCTTGCAGCCCTTCCCCGTGTAGTTGGTAACCCTTACGTGGTTTGCGGCGCTGTAGAGGGGCGCCACATCACCGACCTACAGCATCCATGGAGACGGGTCAGGGAACGCGCAGGATTGCCGCACACGCGTATCCATGACCTGCGGCACACCTACGCCTCAAACGCGGTGTCGTCGGGCATGCCTATTCAAATGGTTGGGAAGCTGTTGGGTCACACGCAAATACAGACAACCATGCGCTACGCCCACCTTGCCGACGATCCCGTTTTGAAAGCCGCCGAAGAAAACGCCTCGTCATTGCAATCCGCTCTGGGCATTGGATCGCAGCCAGTGAATTATTTGCGTGTTGTGCCGTAG
- a CDS encoding helix-turn-helix transcriptional regulator, whose translation MSFNTPNGGAQGPLVTETEAANLLCQSKRTLQKWRVIGYGPDHYKIGRNVRYRLDDLNAWINSRRRSHTSENGGQ comes from the coding sequence ATGTCGTTCAATACACCCAACGGCGGCGCTCAAGGCCCGCTTGTCACCGAAACAGAGGCCGCCAACTTGCTTTGCCAATCAAAACGCACGCTGCAAAAGTGGCGTGTTATCGGCTACGGCCCAGATCATTACAAAATCGGGCGCAACGTCCGCTATCGGCTAGATGACCTGAATGCATGGATCAACAGCCGCCGTCGTAGCCATACATCCGAAAACGGCGGGCAATGA
- a CDS encoding tyrosine-type recombinase/integrase gives MKTLSQRLDEYLVLRRAMGFDLSFDERVLRKFTTYGDENGFDQISTSLFLDWKANYGSADNNTWARRLGMVRRFAFWLAEHDDRTEIPSNQLVMGRYRRRVPYIYAPSQIADIVAEAGRLPSPYGLRAALWQTLFGLIAVTGMRVNEALSLNQHDVDLERAVLTLRNTKNGRDRQLPIKGDTVHRLARYAELRDRLVAHRSSMFFIKEDGEPAGDCGARYNFAQVGRNIGLRSPQAFNRHGRGPRIHDLRHSFAVHTILDWFREGRDIEAEMYKLSTYLGHSEPKHTFWYIEAVPELMQLAAARAERQVLEGAS, from the coding sequence ATGAAGACACTGTCTCAACGGCTTGATGAGTATCTGGTACTGCGCCGCGCGATGGGTTTTGACCTCTCCTTTGATGAAAGGGTCCTGCGCAAGTTCACGACCTATGGCGATGAAAACGGGTTCGATCAGATCTCGACGTCCTTGTTCCTTGATTGGAAGGCAAACTACGGCAGTGCGGACAACAACACTTGGGCTCGTCGTCTTGGCATGGTCCGCAGGTTCGCCTTCTGGCTCGCGGAACACGATGATCGGACCGAAATCCCGTCCAACCAGCTCGTAATGGGCCGCTACCGAAGACGGGTGCCGTACATCTACGCGCCCAGTCAGATTGCGGATATTGTCGCGGAAGCCGGTCGGTTGCCTTCGCCCTATGGCCTCCGCGCCGCCCTGTGGCAAACCCTGTTCGGCTTGATCGCGGTGACGGGCATGCGCGTGAACGAAGCTTTGTCATTGAACCAGCATGACGTCGATCTGGAACGGGCCGTCCTCACGCTCAGAAACACGAAGAATGGCAGGGATCGGCAGCTTCCCATCAAAGGAGACACCGTCCATCGGCTGGCCCGCTATGCCGAGTTGCGGGATCGGTTGGTCGCGCACCGGTCGTCGATGTTCTTCATCAAGGAGGATGGTGAACCGGCGGGAGATTGCGGGGCGCGATACAACTTCGCGCAAGTTGGCAGAAATATCGGGCTGCGATCCCCGCAAGCCTTCAACCGCCACGGTCGTGGCCCTCGTATCCACGATTTGCGGCACAGTTTTGCTGTTCACACCATCCTGGACTGGTTCCGAGAAGGCCGCGACATCGAGGCCGAAATGTACAAGCTCAGCACCTATCTTGGCCATTCCGAGCCAAAGCACACATTCTGGTACATTGAGGCGGTGCCCGAGCTGATGCAGTTGGCCGCGGCGCGGGCTGAACGGCAGGTTTTGGAGGGTGCATCATGA
- a CDS encoding tyrosine-type recombinase/integrase — MENDTHPDQTTKRKLKAGSHAGRFALQIEAEGYSLRSIANYRTTAEAFWAAMLAINLRPADLIDDRMDQLATPIINAASAKDQKHCRYRINRFRDYFIENAGAPPRSEPALDMFPRAVLKREYETYLRSQRGLSQDTIYHCLRFCDRFLTAKFGTGLGELNTIKPGDITGFILRLREAQNAPRDKTGPSHLRNLFQFLFWSGKTERNLSNAVPKARQPKSTGIPRYLEPEQVNRLIEVVREHRKTGRRNYAMLMLIARLGLRAPEVTAIELDDIDWRAGEILIRGKRQLHDRMPMPSEVGEAIVDYIQNERRGPERALFVSVKPPLKRFKDAQILRWILRDAYDATGISPPQAYIGTHILRHSLATDMLRKGASLDEIGDVLRHRSAMTTTIYAQHDVDALRTISRPWPTAEEVQ; from the coding sequence ATGGAAAATGATACGCACCCAGACCAAACGACGAAGCGGAAACTGAAAGCTGGCAGCCATGCCGGTCGCTTTGCCTTACAGATCGAGGCTGAGGGGTACAGTCTCCGTTCCATTGCCAATTACAGAACCACAGCCGAGGCGTTTTGGGCGGCGATGCTGGCAATAAATCTCCGTCCTGCTGACCTGATCGATGATCGTATGGACCAACTGGCGACGCCGATCATCAATGCGGCTTCTGCGAAAGACCAAAAGCACTGTCGGTACCGCATCAATCGGTTCAGGGACTACTTCATTGAAAACGCAGGCGCTCCGCCACGCTCAGAACCGGCGCTCGACATGTTTCCGAGGGCAGTTCTGAAAAGGGAATACGAAACCTATCTTCGCAGTCAGCGCGGCTTATCACAGGACACGATCTATCACTGCCTGCGGTTTTGCGACCGGTTCCTGACCGCGAAGTTCGGCACCGGTTTGGGTGAACTGAATACGATCAAACCCGGCGACATCACCGGGTTCATCCTTCGACTGCGGGAGGCGCAAAATGCGCCGCGCGACAAGACAGGTCCGTCACATCTGCGTAACCTCTTCCAGTTCCTGTTCTGGAGCGGCAAAACAGAGCGTAATCTGAGCAATGCTGTGCCGAAAGCTCGACAGCCCAAGTCGACCGGCATCCCGAGATATCTGGAGCCGGAACAGGTCAACCGGCTCATTGAGGTGGTGCGCGAGCACCGGAAAACGGGCCGTCGGAACTATGCAATGCTGATGCTCATCGCCCGCCTCGGTCTTCGAGCGCCGGAAGTTACTGCGATAGAGCTGGATGATATCGATTGGCGCGCGGGCGAAATTTTGATCCGAGGCAAACGACAGCTGCATGATCGTATGCCAATGCCGTCAGAGGTTGGCGAGGCAATTGTGGACTACATTCAGAATGAGCGACGGGGGCCAGAACGCGCGTTGTTTGTGTCAGTGAAGCCACCATTGAAGAGGTTCAAGGATGCTCAGATCCTGCGCTGGATATTGCGAGATGCCTATGACGCGACTGGTATTAGCCCTCCGCAGGCCTATATCGGCACGCACATTTTGAGACACAGCCTTGCGACTGACATGTTGCGAAAGGGTGCATCGCTCGACGAGATTGGGGATGTGCTACGTCACCGATCTGCGATGACCACGACCATCTATGCGCAACATGATGTCGATGCCTTGCGCACAATCTCGCGTCCCTGGCCGACGGCGGAGGAAGTGCAATGA
- a CDS encoding helix-turn-helix transcriptional regulator has translation MIQEFTLDLRAARRNSGLRQVDCAHLMGVNKTKISNLENGRQRPSVRDICTLSMIYGRSFESLFAGIFDEVKADVFCHLTDLPEPQEHYGPANNRNRTLDGLRARLEGSNSEVYDD, from the coding sequence ATGATTCAGGAATTTACTCTCGACCTGAGAGCTGCCCGGCGAAATTCGGGCCTCAGACAGGTTGACTGCGCTCACCTCATGGGCGTCAACAAAACCAAAATCTCAAACCTTGAGAATGGCCGACAGCGCCCAAGTGTGCGCGACATCTGCACCTTGTCGATGATCTATGGCCGCAGCTTCGAAAGTCTCTTTGCCGGGATATTTGATGAGGTCAAAGCGGATGTCTTTTGTCACCTTACGGATCTACCAGAGCCGCAAGAGCACTATGGCCCCGCAAACAACAGGAACCGGACATTGGACGGCCTGAGAGCACGTTTGGAAGGTAGTAACAGCGAGGTCTATGACGACTGA
- a CDS encoding recombinase family protein — MTTCFGYTRVSTAKQGEGVSLEVQKEEIARYAEKHGLTISRWFEEKETAAKSGRPIFDAIIRDLSNHKADGLIVHKIDRSARNFRDWAKIGELSDQGVVIHFVTESLDFQSRGGRLTADIQAVIASDYIRNLREEAKKGLRGRLKQGLYPFRAPIGYLDQGRGKAKIPDPSKAPLIQEMFELYRMGNHGIRSLHAEMSTRGLRNHSGGVLSRHGIETILSNPFYTGMIRIKCTGDTYDGIHEPLISTSLFQRVQDMKAGKCGKKTTRHMHTYRGLFKCGLCLFAMIAERQKGNVYYRCHTLDCPTKGIREEVIEQAAFSEFERSNICPKSFAELVNELEAWKVGRQDQHDEAASLKMQLGKLEVRLDNLMNALIEGLIDNEAYSRKKAGLNFDIRRIKESQKDSAGKEAEYIYLKKFLELVKNLAPLYQTANPEEKRMFVRLATSNRTVASKSVCFEPSNWLGAGHSILAAPVGAPCRPTSRTLTATQIRQLDDLSETLREPTIKDLVAQLSDIMLRHTGSVKGCELVMPCSRSQSYTP; from the coding sequence ATGACCACATGTTTTGGATACACCCGCGTATCCACCGCCAAACAAGGCGAAGGGGTTTCCTTGGAGGTCCAAAAAGAAGAAATTGCCCGCTACGCTGAAAAGCATGGGCTGACGATATCGCGCTGGTTTGAGGAAAAAGAAACCGCTGCCAAATCTGGGCGACCGATCTTTGATGCCATCATCCGCGATCTCAGTAATCACAAGGCTGATGGGTTGATCGTCCACAAGATCGATCGCTCCGCGCGCAATTTTCGAGACTGGGCTAAAATTGGTGAATTATCAGATCAGGGCGTTGTCATCCACTTTGTCACCGAAAGCCTGGATTTCCAATCTCGAGGTGGTCGGCTGACAGCGGACATCCAAGCAGTGATCGCATCAGATTATATCCGTAATCTGCGAGAAGAGGCTAAGAAAGGTCTGCGCGGCCGCTTGAAACAGGGGCTCTATCCGTTTCGGGCACCAATCGGATACCTTGATCAAGGTCGTGGCAAAGCCAAGATACCAGACCCCTCAAAAGCGCCACTGATCCAAGAAATGTTTGAGCTCTACAGGATGGGAAATCACGGCATTCGTTCATTGCATGCTGAGATGAGCACGCGTGGGCTCAGAAACCACAGCGGTGGCGTTTTATCCCGCCATGGGATTGAGACCATTCTCTCAAACCCGTTTTACACTGGCATGATAAGGATCAAGTGTACCGGAGATACCTATGACGGGATCCACGAGCCGCTGATCTCAACTTCGCTGTTCCAGCGGGTACAGGACATGAAGGCCGGGAAATGCGGAAAAAAGACTACCCGGCACATGCATACGTACAGGGGCTTGTTTAAATGCGGCCTGTGTTTGTTCGCGATGATCGCCGAACGGCAGAAAGGGAATGTGTACTATCGTTGCCATACGCTGGACTGTCCGACCAAAGGCATCCGTGAAGAAGTGATTGAGCAGGCTGCATTCTCAGAATTTGAAAGAAGCAACATTTGCCCAAAATCCTTTGCCGAGTTGGTTAATGAATTGGAGGCTTGGAAGGTTGGCCGGCAAGATCAACATGACGAAGCGGCGTCGCTCAAGATGCAGCTCGGCAAGCTTGAGGTGCGATTAGACAACCTGATGAACGCGCTAATCGAAGGGCTGATCGACAACGAGGCCTATTCCAGAAAAAAGGCAGGCCTCAACTTCGATATTAGGCGCATTAAGGAGAGCCAAAAAGACAGCGCTGGAAAGGAAGCTGAGTACATCTATCTCAAGAAATTCCTCGAACTGGTAAAAAACCTTGCCCCGCTTTACCAGACCGCAAATCCAGAAGAAAAACGCATGTTTGTTCGTTTGGCGACCTCGAACCGCACAGTAGCCTCAAAGTCAGTATGTTTTGAGCCGTCAAATTGGCTTGGTGCAGGGCATTCTATCTTAGCTGCCCCCGTTGGTGCACCATGTCGGCCCACTTCTCGAACCCTCACGGCGACCCAGATACGACAACTTGATGATCTATCTGAGACGTTGCGGGAGCCAACGATCAAGGACCTGGTGGCTCAGTTGAGCGATATTATGCTGCGACACACTGGGAGCGTGAAAGGATGTGAGTTGGTTATGCCTTGCAGCCGATCTCAGTCCTACACCCCTTGA
- a CDS encoding ArdC-like ssDNA-binding domain-containing protein: MTRDIYAEVTNALVASIESAPGRPIMPWNRTGTNEVPSNIASGAEYSGVNIINLWVTARVHGFTTGTWGTFRQWREKGASVQKGQKSSAVIFYKQVTRERTDDENETYGVLKYFNVFNAGQVDGYDPLTLAGSNEPVERIAVIDAVIAKADADIREAGAQAYYSPTDDQITMPESQRFFDTASGTRNENYYAVLLHELTHNAELRIMPHLFRRGLVSCGFCRFPAA; this comes from the coding sequence ATGACACGCGATATATACGCTGAAGTCACCAATGCGTTGGTGGCATCCATCGAATCTGCCCCCGGAAGACCAATCATGCCCTGGAACCGGACTGGCACAAATGAGGTTCCGAGTAACATCGCCTCTGGCGCTGAATACAGCGGTGTAAACATCATCAACCTCTGGGTCACAGCCCGGGTGCACGGGTTCACAACCGGCACTTGGGGTACGTTTCGGCAGTGGCGCGAGAAAGGCGCGTCGGTGCAGAAGGGGCAGAAATCGAGCGCTGTTATCTTTTACAAACAGGTGACGAGAGAACGCACTGATGATGAAAATGAGACCTACGGCGTGTTGAAATACTTCAATGTCTTCAACGCCGGTCAGGTGGACGGGTATGACCCGCTCACGTTGGCGGGTTCTAACGAGCCGGTTGAACGTATCGCGGTGATCGATGCGGTGATTGCAAAAGCCGACGCAGACATTCGGGAGGCTGGTGCGCAAGCATATTACAGCCCAACCGATGATCAGATCACCATGCCAGAGAGCCAGCGGTTTTTTGATACCGCCTCCGGCACGCGCAACGAAAACTACTATGCCGTGTTGCTGCATGAACTGACGCATAATGCCGAGCTTCGGATTATGCCGCACTTGTTCAGGCGAGGTCTTGTTTCCTGCGGTTTTTGTCGTTTTCCGGCTGCATAA
- a CDS encoding DUF3768 domain-containing protein produces MGLQQNIEIENLVGAYPMCGKCGQTQIVRDAWAYWSLLTRSWTLKTVFDGFSCDNCGGEVTPIWKVDKTFRLKRIVRLNDALRRGQDKHNTVVITAGLQQFGEAYLASVCQAVAGFDQFCEANDPHQEHDFGAITIDGTKLFWKIDYFNLEMNAHSLDKANEDITHRVLTIMLASEY; encoded by the coding sequence ATGGGGCTTCAACAGAATATAGAGATTGAAAACCTGGTCGGAGCATACCCAATGTGCGGTAAATGCGGCCAAACCCAAATTGTACGGGATGCTTGGGCATACTGGAGCTTGCTAACACGTAGCTGGACCCTAAAGACTGTCTTTGACGGATTTTCCTGTGACAACTGCGGGGGTGAAGTCACGCCCATTTGGAAAGTCGACAAAACCTTCCGTTTGAAACGGATCGTTCGGCTCAATGATGCTTTGCGACGGGGCCAAGATAAGCACAATACCGTTGTGATTACAGCTGGCCTCCAACAATTTGGCGAAGCGTATCTGGCAAGCGTCTGCCAAGCAGTTGCTGGCTTTGATCAGTTCTGCGAGGCCAACGATCCTCACCAGGAGCATGACTTTGGCGCAATCACCATCGACGGGACAAAGTTGTTCTGGAAGATCGACTATTTCAACCTCGAGATGAACGCTCACTCTTTGGACAAGGCCAATGAGGATATCACTCACCGGGTCCTGACGATCATGCTGGCGAGTGAGTATTGA